From Novipirellula galeiformis, the proteins below share one genomic window:
- the ald gene encoding alanine dehydrogenase yields MIIGVPTEVKSDEYRVAMLPVGVEELVARGHQVLIQSEAGLGSGLLDDDYRRYGAELCTSADEIFERADLIVKVKEPLVQEYAKVRAGQIVFTYFHFAASRELTESMLQSGSTCLAYETLRDEQGHLPLLTPMSEVAGRMSIQEGAKYLEKPQQGRGILLSGVPGVAPAHVTILGGGVVGASAAKIAAGFGADVAILDVNLDRLRYLDDIMPANVNCLYSDRHTILAQLERADLVIGAVLIPGAKAPQLVRAEDLKRMKPGSVVVDVAVDQGGCIETSHPTTHSNPTYIVDDVVHYCVANMPGAVGRTSTFALCNATFPWLMRIANQGWMTAAKNFAPLRSAVNIHQGKLVNQPVADAFGLPCEAL; encoded by the coding sequence ATGATCATTGGCGTACCAACCGAAGTAAAGAGCGACGAATATCGTGTTGCGATGTTGCCCGTGGGGGTCGAGGAATTGGTTGCTCGCGGTCATCAAGTGTTGATTCAGTCCGAAGCGGGGCTGGGCTCGGGGCTGCTCGACGATGACTACCGACGATACGGTGCAGAGCTCTGTACATCGGCGGATGAGATTTTTGAACGCGCCGATTTGATCGTGAAGGTAAAAGAGCCTCTGGTCCAAGAGTATGCCAAGGTGCGTGCCGGCCAGATCGTGTTTACCTACTTCCATTTCGCTGCCAGCCGCGAACTGACCGAGTCGATGCTGCAAAGTGGTTCGACGTGCCTGGCCTACGAAACCTTGCGTGACGAACAAGGGCACTTGCCGTTGTTGACGCCGATGAGCGAAGTGGCGGGGCGGATGAGTATTCAGGAAGGTGCCAAGTACCTGGAAAAACCTCAGCAGGGACGAGGCATCTTGCTTAGCGGGGTGCCTGGCGTCGCGCCGGCGCACGTCACGATCCTGGGCGGCGGTGTGGTCGGGGCCAGTGCCGCCAAGATTGCTGCGGGCTTCGGGGCCGATGTTGCGATCCTAGACGTAAATTTGGATCGCTTGAGATATCTCGACGATATCATGCCCGCCAACGTTAATTGTTTGTATAGCGATCGACACACGATTCTCGCCCAACTCGAACGAGCCGACTTGGTGATCGGTGCGGTGTTGATCCCCGGAGCCAAGGCACCTCAATTGGTTCGCGCCGAGGATTTGAAGCGGATGAAGCCCGGCAGCGTCGTGGTTGACGTCGCCGTGGATCAAGGAGGGTGCATCGAAACGAGTCATCCCACGACTCATAGCAATCCCACGTATATCGTTGACGATGTCGTGCATTATTGTGTCGCCAATATGCCCGGCGCCGTGGGGCGAACGAGCACCTTTGCACTCTGCAACGCAACGTTTCCCTGGCTGATGCGGATCGCAAACCAAGGCTGGATGACGGCCGCGAAAAATTTTGCGCCGTTGCGTTCGGCTGTCAATATTCATCAAGGCAAGCTGGTCAATCAACCGGTCGCCGATGCGTTTGGATTGCCCTGTGAAGCCCTTTAG
- a CDS encoding efflux RND transporter periplasmic adaptor subunit: MSTETPVASEIPPSLSDDIRMSKPDQDGVRVVKSERKNRYMRLGPQESFLLSMLDGKTTYGEAAARFESNFCEPISFDEFGEFITLVKREGLLQRRSAKKSSVQANKRLGVRELFRRSVKAAKKQSPLFFRVKLYDPNLTLNWLEPKTRWLFSPVLAVVALVTGMMAMGTVWIERDQFVQQFSANFGWQALLVAWLTAVVITICHEFGHGLACKRYGGDVHEMGALWIFFTPCFYCNVSDAWLLPSRWQRLLISLAGTYVDFLVWIVAVGIWRITSPESVLNFAVWVIVSTCGLRVAFNMNPLMRLDGYYALCDLLHMHNLRRRARDRFVGYGRWWLWGGAKPEPSREHTALFLYGMANWIFVVGFLSVMSFQVSLYLRSMMGFGGVVAAFGFFSVLTKSYFKGTLGENFSTMFRSRKLRVLLWLAGIAGILAIPIHDRAGGEFHVRPVVRREVRAPIAGFLREIHADEGDLVADNSLLAMIEVPELISNIARKKSEIAESEAMLRRLNCGPRQEEIDDQKERIERARHWKELAESDLVKSRLSLKQELEALDLSVQRAKAQADYRSEILKQMQALHDRGGLAGQQLLTHQQKQIDGMLDASQAVAEMRAREAEGVISFEAELARREKELADAVATLTLLEAGSRREDIDAEEAHLQRLKEELNHFVHQQSKEAVRCPVGGTIVTPRLKENIGVFVERGTPLCVIEDLKQLEAEISVSEKDARVLVTGQPITLRPRSLPFVSINASVDRIAPAAQPNLVNATRTVTVYCTVDNRDGALRTGMSGFARIRSEKHSLGLLLFNAAARLLRTEFLL; this comes from the coding sequence ATGAGCACTGAAACCCCCGTCGCTAGCGAGATACCGCCCTCCCTAAGTGATGACATACGCATGTCCAAACCGGACCAAGACGGGGTTAGGGTGGTGAAGAGCGAGCGTAAGAATCGTTATATGCGATTGGGGCCTCAGGAATCATTCTTGCTGTCGATGCTCGACGGCAAGACGACTTACGGCGAGGCAGCGGCGCGGTTTGAGTCGAACTTTTGCGAACCGATCTCCTTCGATGAATTCGGTGAATTCATCACGTTGGTTAAACGCGAAGGGTTGCTGCAACGCCGCTCCGCCAAAAAGTCAAGCGTGCAAGCCAACAAGCGGTTGGGAGTAAGAGAACTTTTTCGCCGCAGCGTCAAGGCTGCCAAAAAGCAGAGCCCGTTGTTTTTCCGGGTCAAACTCTACGATCCCAATTTGACACTGAATTGGTTGGAGCCCAAAACGCGATGGCTGTTCAGCCCGGTGTTAGCGGTCGTCGCGCTCGTGACGGGCATGATGGCCATGGGCACCGTGTGGATTGAACGCGATCAGTTTGTCCAACAATTTTCCGCCAACTTTGGCTGGCAGGCGTTGCTGGTCGCTTGGCTGACGGCGGTGGTGATCACGATCTGTCATGAATTTGGTCATGGACTTGCCTGTAAACGTTACGGGGGGGATGTCCATGAAATGGGGGCGTTGTGGATTTTTTTTACACCCTGTTTCTACTGCAACGTTTCCGATGCGTGGTTGTTGCCGAGTCGTTGGCAGCGACTGCTGATCAGCTTGGCGGGGACCTACGTCGACTTTTTGGTCTGGATAGTGGCGGTGGGGATTTGGCGAATCACGTCGCCTGAGAGCGTGTTGAATTTTGCCGTTTGGGTGATCGTGTCGACGTGTGGATTACGAGTCGCATTTAATATGAATCCATTGATGCGGTTGGACGGTTATTATGCACTGTGTGATTTGCTTCATATGCACAATCTCCGTCGTCGGGCGCGAGACCGTTTTGTTGGCTATGGGCGGTGGTGGCTATGGGGAGGCGCGAAGCCGGAGCCCAGTCGTGAACACACTGCATTGTTTTTGTACGGAATGGCGAATTGGATTTTTGTCGTTGGCTTTTTGAGCGTGATGAGCTTCCAGGTGTCGTTGTATCTGCGCTCGATGATGGGGTTTGGCGGCGTGGTGGCAGCCTTCGGTTTCTTTTCCGTGCTGACGAAGAGTTATTTCAAAGGAACTCTTGGGGAGAATTTCAGTACCATGTTTCGCTCACGTAAACTCCGCGTCTTGCTTTGGTTGGCCGGGATCGCTGGCATCCTAGCGATCCCGATTCACGATCGTGCTGGCGGTGAATTTCATGTTCGTCCGGTGGTTCGTCGTGAAGTGCGCGCTCCGATCGCGGGTTTTCTGCGCGAGATTCATGCCGATGAAGGCGATCTCGTCGCCGACAATTCGCTCTTGGCGATGATCGAGGTTCCTGAATTGATTAGCAATATCGCCCGTAAAAAATCGGAGATTGCGGAATCCGAAGCGATGTTGCGTCGTTTGAATTGTGGTCCTCGCCAAGAAGAAATTGACGATCAAAAAGAACGCATCGAGCGCGCAAGGCATTGGAAAGAATTGGCGGAGAGTGACCTCGTCAAATCACGTCTAAGTTTGAAGCAGGAGTTGGAAGCGCTCGACTTGTCGGTTCAACGTGCCAAGGCTCAGGCGGATTATCGCAGCGAAATTTTGAAACAAATGCAGGCGTTACATGATCGCGGCGGATTGGCCGGACAACAATTGTTAACGCATCAACAAAAACAAATCGATGGGATGCTCGATGCCAGCCAAGCGGTTGCAGAGATGCGCGCGCGCGAGGCGGAGGGAGTGATTAGCTTTGAAGCGGAATTGGCACGCCGCGAGAAAGAATTGGCCGATGCCGTCGCCACGCTGACGTTGCTCGAAGCCGGTTCCCGGCGTGAAGATATCGACGCCGAAGAGGCCCATTTGCAGCGTTTAAAGGAAGAACTCAATCACTTTGTGCACCAGCAATCCAAGGAAGCGGTTCGCTGTCCCGTGGGAGGCACCATCGTGACGCCACGGCTAAAGGAGAATATCGGCGTCTTTGTCGAGCGTGGAACGCCACTCTGCGTGATCGAGGATTTGAAACAACTTGAGGCGGAGATCTCGGTTTCGGAAAAAGACGCTCGCGTGCTCGTGACCGGACAACCGATCACGCTTCGGCCTCGGTCGCTTCCGTTTGTCAGCATCAATGCATCGGTCGATCGGATCGCCCCGGCGGCACAGCCCAATTTAGTCAACGCGACGCGAACGGTGACAGTCTATTGCACCGTCGACAACCGCGACGGAGCCTTGCGCACCGGGATGAGCGGTTTTGCAAGAATTCGATCGGAAAAACATTCACTCGGCCTGCTTCTATTCAATGCCGCGGCGCGATTGCTGAGGACGGAGTTCTTGTTGTAA
- a CDS encoding lysophospholipid acyltransferase family protein translates to MTVILDRPYQFVPPSRGNLWPALIQRFRVVDHYLRKKEGVVSYECRNLDVFQQSLARGDGILLAPNHCRYADPLVMGWPARHAKTPVYAMASWHLFNESWFDSFAIRRMGAFSIFREGSDRKALDTAIEILAAAERPLIVFPEGTTNRTNDVLKPLLDGVTFMARASARRRAKQQGGNVVMHPIAIKYLCKTKIDPWAHHQLSRMESHLGWTTSPSRSIRQRTIRLAEALLGLREVQYLGSSRAGELHQRRDELIEYLLSTTETRLQMPSSDPDVRTRVRAIRTKVSAKWFTENPDEQERLRLRNDVVAADLAQELVSYPNCYLESADVTDSRIVETIQRMQESLWGKADVGIELHAVIEFDSEIAIPAEKAPRGVEDPLITELRDRLSSMIARLSKESRPID, encoded by the coding sequence GTGACCGTGATTCTCGATCGGCCGTATCAGTTTGTGCCACCGAGCCGTGGCAATTTGTGGCCCGCACTCATTCAGCGTTTTCGCGTCGTCGATCACTATCTGCGGAAAAAAGAAGGGGTGGTTTCTTACGAATGCCGCAATCTCGACGTGTTTCAGCAGTCACTCGCGCGCGGTGACGGAATTCTGCTGGCTCCGAATCATTGTCGGTACGCGGATCCATTGGTGATGGGGTGGCCCGCTCGGCATGCCAAAACGCCCGTCTATGCGATGGCGTCTTGGCATTTGTTCAACGAAAGCTGGTTTGATTCCTTCGCAATTCGCCGGATGGGAGCGTTTAGCATCTTTCGCGAAGGTTCGGACCGCAAAGCCCTCGATACGGCGATTGAGATCTTAGCCGCAGCCGAGCGACCGTTGATCGTCTTTCCCGAAGGCACGACCAATCGCACCAACGATGTGCTCAAGCCGTTGCTCGATGGGGTCACCTTCATGGCCCGCGCCTCCGCCCGGCGGCGAGCCAAGCAACAAGGTGGCAACGTGGTCATGCACCCGATCGCGATCAAGTACCTGTGCAAAACCAAGATCGATCCTTGGGCCCATCACCAATTGTCAAGAATGGAATCCCATTTGGGATGGACGACATCCCCGAGTCGATCCATTCGTCAACGCACCATCCGTTTGGCCGAGGCGCTCTTGGGGTTGCGCGAAGTTCAGTACCTGGGCAGCTCGCGCGCCGGGGAACTGCACCAACGTCGCGATGAATTGATCGAGTATCTTTTGAGTACGACGGAAACGCGTCTGCAGATGCCGTCGAGTGATCCCGATGTGCGAACCCGAGTCCGTGCCATTCGCACGAAGGTTTCGGCAAAGTGGTTTACTGAGAATCCGGATGAACAAGAAAGGTTGCGGCTGCGGAACGACGTCGTTGCCGCCGACTTGGCTCAAGAATTAGTCTCGTACCCCAATTGTTATCTCGAGTCCGCCGATGTGACTGATTCACGGATCGTGGAAACGATCCAGCGGATGCAGGAGTCATTGTGGGGTAAAGCCGACGTCGGCATTGAGCTGCACGCGGTGATCGAATTCGATTCGGAGATTGCGATCCCCGCGGAAAAGGCGCCGCGCGGTGTAGAGGATCCGTTGATCACCGAGCTGCGAGATCGATTGTCCAGTATGATCGCCCGGTTGTCTAAAGAATCGCGTCCAATCGATTGA
- a CDS encoding serine/threonine protein kinase, whose translation MSKISTEKFLEMVEMSGLIEQVTLNRLLEKVRAKCEGQLPSDANKLATLFRKQGLLTQWHLDKLLVGKYKGFFLGKYKLLGHIGSGGMSSVYLAEHMRLGDKRAIKVLPKKRVHDATYLARFQLEAKAIASLNHPNIVLAYDIDNEGDVHYIVMEYVDGIDLLMLVKRDGPLDFSTAADLIAQAARGLDHAHSKGVVHRDVKPANLLLDLNGSVRLLDMGLALVASGDEESLTVANNENVLGTADYLAPEQALNSHTVDHRADIYGLGCTFYYLLTGQPPFNDGTLAQRIAKHQTEMPQSIRQLRPECPGELEGICVKMIQKDPKYRYQHAGEVAEVLERFVARVPKGQKVTSGLGESPVFDDDSGSSSIGFDDSGISASQGDTISNKSGDTISSSRAKLLQSEGISSSDSGRLVNVRPRPDLVGGSFIDLQAESGYRPNSGISTPQGDSGSEFARFPPASSGRSSVHVGGDSDIYNASGSRIGNGSGRSTGASRRKNETSVDPLLLGALAFALFVVAIAIGFYLARMTST comes from the coding sequence ATGTCCAAGATTTCCACGGAAAAATTTCTCGAAATGGTCGAGATGAGTGGTCTCATCGAGCAGGTGACATTGAATCGCTTGTTAGAGAAGGTCCGCGCAAAGTGTGAAGGGCAACTTCCTTCGGATGCGAACAAACTCGCGACGCTGTTCCGCAAGCAGGGTTTATTGACCCAGTGGCATCTCGATAAATTGCTGGTTGGGAAATACAAGGGCTTCTTTCTCGGCAAGTACAAGCTGCTCGGTCACATTGGTTCCGGTGGAATGAGTAGCGTCTACTTGGCTGAGCACATGCGGTTGGGTGACAAGCGAGCCATCAAGGTGCTGCCCAAAAAACGGGTGCATGACGCGACATACCTGGCTCGATTTCAACTCGAAGCCAAAGCGATCGCATCGCTCAATCATCCCAACATTGTCCTGGCTTACGACATCGACAATGAAGGCGACGTGCACTACATCGTGATGGAGTACGTCGACGGCATCGATTTATTGATGCTCGTCAAGCGTGACGGGCCGCTCGATTTTTCGACCGCGGCCGATCTGATTGCCCAGGCGGCTCGTGGACTCGATCATGCCCACTCCAAAGGGGTGGTGCATCGCGATGTCAAGCCCGCGAATTTGTTACTGGACTTGAACGGCAGTGTCCGTTTGTTGGACATGGGATTGGCCTTGGTGGCGTCCGGCGATGAAGAGTCGTTGACGGTTGCGAACAACGAGAACGTTTTAGGGACCGCCGATTATTTAGCCCCCGAACAGGCGCTCAACAGCCATACGGTCGACCATCGTGCGGACATCTACGGACTCGGTTGTACCTTTTATTATTTGTTAACGGGCCAGCCTCCATTTAACGATGGCACCTTGGCCCAACGGATTGCCAAGCATCAAACGGAGATGCCGCAGTCGATTCGCCAATTACGTCCTGAATGTCCGGGCGAATTGGAAGGGATCTGTGTCAAGATGATCCAGAAAGATCCCAAGTATCGTTATCAACATGCGGGGGAAGTGGCTGAGGTGCTCGAGCGTTTTGTCGCCCGAGTTCCTAAGGGGCAAAAAGTAACATCCGGTTTAGGCGAGTCCCCTGTCTTTGATGACGACTCCGGTTCGTCGTCGATTGGCTTTGATGACTCTGGGATCTCAGCGAGCCAAGGCGATACGATTTCGAATAAGTCGGGCGATACGATTTCGAGCTCTCGTGCAAAGTTGCTCCAGAGTGAAGGGATCAGTAGCAGCGATAGTGGGCGTTTGGTCAATGTTCGCCCGCGGCCCGATTTGGTGGGAGGAAGTTTCATTGACCTGCAGGCCGAGTCGGGCTACCGACCCAATAGTGGAATCTCGACCCCACAAGGAGATTCGGGCAGCGAATTCGCTCGTTTTCCGCCCGCATCCTCGGGGCGTTCGAGTGTGCATGTGGGGGGCGATTCGGATATCTACAATGCCTCGGGCAGTCGCATCGGCAATGGCAGCGGGCGGAGCACGGGGGCCTCGCGGCGTAAAAACGAGACCTCGGTCGATCCGCTGTTGTTGGGGGCGCTCGCGTTTGCGTTATTCGTGGTTGCCATTGCGATCGGCTTCTATTTGGCTCGCATGACCTCAACCTGA
- the arsS gene encoding arsenosugar biosynthesis radical SAM (seleno)protein ArsS (Some members of this family are selenoproteins.) has product MTSLLPIIDAGLPLGIVEPFGKRLAASNQTLVRHALTDLQVNLGKLCNQACTHCHVEAGPTKTRENMDQRTANRMLELALQCDSLTTIDLTGGAPEMNPVFRDLVVAFRKRGLRVIDRCNLTILSEPGYEWVADFLAEHQVDVVASLPCYLQENVDRQRGRGVFDRSIDALQQLNQRGYGVECSGLRLDLVFNPTGPSLPPDQTQLEQDYKRELLERFAIRFNHLLAITNIPIKRYATYLQKAGKFEEYMHLLADHFNRSAADRVMCRSLISIGWDGAIFDCDFNQMLELAPASLDRPTLWSIDSFDDFVSMKITVGDHCYGCTAGAGSSCGGAIVQS; this is encoded by the coding sequence ATGACTTCGTTATTGCCTATTATCGACGCTGGCTTGCCGCTGGGAATTGTTGAGCCGTTTGGAAAACGTTTGGCGGCATCAAATCAGACTTTGGTGCGACATGCGCTCACGGATCTGCAAGTCAATCTCGGCAAACTTTGTAATCAAGCTTGTACGCATTGTCATGTCGAAGCAGGTCCGACCAAGACTCGTGAGAACATGGATCAGCGCACGGCGAACCGCATGCTCGAATTGGCGTTGCAGTGCGATTCGCTTACTACCATTGATTTGACGGGCGGTGCTCCCGAAATGAATCCCGTTTTTCGTGACTTGGTGGTGGCGTTTCGCAAGCGAGGATTGCGAGTGATTGATCGTTGTAATTTGACGATTTTGTCCGAGCCCGGCTACGAATGGGTTGCCGATTTTTTAGCCGAACATCAGGTCGATGTGGTGGCATCATTGCCATGCTATTTGCAGGAAAACGTCGATCGCCAGCGAGGGCGAGGTGTGTTTGACCGCAGCATCGATGCACTCCAGCAATTGAATCAACGCGGCTACGGAGTCGAATGCTCGGGATTACGGTTGGATCTTGTCTTCAATCCGACCGGGCCATCGCTGCCGCCGGACCAGACCCAACTCGAGCAAGATTACAAACGCGAGTTGCTCGAACGGTTTGCAATCCGATTCAATCATTTGCTGGCGATCACGAACATCCCGATTAAGCGTTACGCAACGTATTTGCAAAAGGCGGGGAAATTCGAGGAGTACATGCATTTGTTGGCCGACCACTTCAATCGCTCCGCGGCCGATCGGGTGATGTGTCGATCGCTAATTTCGATCGGCTGGGATGGAGCCATTTTTGATTGCGATTTTAATCAGATGCTCGAGCTTGCTCCCGCTTCGCTCGATCGGCCCACACTCTGGTCGATCGACTCATTCGACGATTTTGTGTCGATGAAAATCACCGTCGGGGATCATTGCTATGGATGCACCGCCGGAGCGGGAAGCAGTTGCGGCGGCGCGATCGTGCAATCGTAA
- a CDS encoding aminotransferase class V-fold PLP-dependent enzyme, which translates to MKQHWKIDPRLDFLNHGSFGAVPTVVLQAQQAFRDELESDPIRYLAPERELEPKLDYVRDVLSELIVADAADLAFVLNATAGVNAVLRSFPLRDGDEIVVTNHGYNACNNAAHYAAERAGAIVRTAEIPFPVGGPGQVVDAIEQQLSDRTRMVMVDHVTSSTGLVFPVQAITDLAHARNIRVLVDGAHAPGMVPLNLAELGVDYYTANHHKWLCAPKVSGFLWVHPQWQSEVRPTIISHAANRPRPNRSRFLAEFDWQGTFDPTPLVALPHAIEFLQSFYAGGIDEWMAINHNRALDSLALLSAGLGIDVSTPAEMIGSLVTVPLPLHAGSEAGNANDSLQQRLREHYRIECPVFAGIEPESQLLRISLQAYNDLEQVKRLVVALRQELDVT; encoded by the coding sequence ATGAAGCAACATTGGAAAATCGATCCGCGCCTTGACTTTCTCAATCACGGATCGTTTGGAGCGGTGCCGACGGTCGTTTTGCAAGCTCAGCAAGCATTTCGCGATGAGTTGGAAAGCGATCCGATTCGTTATCTGGCGCCTGAGCGAGAGTTAGAGCCCAAGTTGGACTATGTACGCGACGTGCTGTCGGAATTGATCGTTGCCGATGCCGCCGACCTCGCCTTTGTGCTCAATGCCACCGCCGGGGTGAACGCCGTGCTACGTTCATTTCCCTTGCGTGATGGCGATGAAATCGTGGTCACCAATCATGGTTACAACGCCTGTAACAATGCGGCCCACTACGCTGCCGAGCGCGCGGGCGCCATCGTGCGTACGGCCGAGATCCCCTTTCCCGTTGGCGGTCCTGGGCAAGTGGTCGATGCGATCGAGCAACAGCTAAGTGATCGAACTCGGATGGTCATGGTTGATCACGTGACCAGTTCCACGGGGTTGGTTTTTCCGGTCCAAGCGATTACCGATCTCGCTCACGCTCGCAACATTCGTGTGCTCGTGGACGGGGCGCACGCGCCCGGCATGGTCCCGTTGAATCTTGCCGAACTTGGCGTGGACTACTACACCGCGAATCATCACAAGTGGTTGTGTGCTCCAAAGGTGTCGGGTTTTTTGTGGGTGCACCCGCAATGGCAATCCGAAGTCCGGCCGACAATCATTAGCCATGCTGCGAATCGGCCGCGCCCGAATCGTTCCCGTTTTCTTGCTGAGTTCGATTGGCAGGGAACGTTTGATCCGACCCCGTTAGTGGCGTTGCCCCATGCGATCGAATTTTTGCAATCATTTTATGCGGGCGGGATCGATGAATGGATGGCAATTAATCACAACCGAGCGTTAGATTCGTTAGCGTTGTTATCGGCGGGGTTGGGGATCGATGTCTCAACGCCCGCAGAGATGATCGGCAGCCTCGTTACGGTGCCGCTACCACTCCACGCCGGCTCAGAAGCGGGAAACGCAAACGACTCGCTTCAGCAGCGGCTTCGTGAACATTATCGAATCGAATGTCCGGTTTTCGCCGGGATCGAACCTGAATCGCAACTGCTGCGAATTTCGCTACAAGCGTACAACGATCTTGAACAGGTCAAACGATTGGTCGTCGCACTTCGTCAGGAGCTCGATGTAACCTGA
- a CDS encoding TolC family protein: protein MIRQKTLLLMLMLVTVVSGCHGFDRWAWRRDQAYMGLALRSNQQHSEQTRRSTSIPEPPVQLASTAILSPANAASSTEDEKRDAGESPSDVHDGDDSETASASVAAPASEREISLHEALQTSLDRSRIARVTTGGTVTTAVTTFYDVEASEARLRAALAAFDTRFESQFYSNQFNNPPNAFFGPGLSKPESRDEAAITAGLSKPLSHGGTVSAAYNPSPGYLFVPGSSSSGFNPTYVSELALSLRQPLLRNAGVPVNTAPIQVARLEVEQSAWDFKDSLMSSVRSVTEAFWDLYLAQVSVAEYQKVIPILEEIVRIQQESLSAKLVIQADVAKARAQLHAYQQEYIRLQSELASSELRLRNLIQLAPSAGGKLVAITQPTHQKIEMDPQLAYFQALDNRPDVVQRRLDISIRRLEVVVRNNQRKPDLDFTALYRLNGLGENLGNALEQMSTAEFTDLQLGVSLAMPVGLRQATASAQEARVKLVRASRLLEQQMFSVSYELSQSAQTIHYAYLEYEQAKLELEAANEWVRGARLRYQNPAPDAGDSNWMLPYLDDYYRAIRARTDAAIAVTETLTKYNFEIVRYEELKGTLLDFFAIDYLGDPCRQSLALPKNAEPVANHPVRNELWPSDDFDRFTEAVQGTTSDPPHRLQQELRPQQSRRGIE, encoded by the coding sequence ATGATCCGTCAAAAAACACTCCTGCTGATGCTGATGCTGGTCACCGTGGTCTCGGGTTGCCATGGATTCGATCGCTGGGCTTGGCGTCGCGACCAAGCCTACATGGGGCTGGCGCTGCGCTCAAATCAACAACACTCCGAGCAAACACGTCGCTCAACTTCCATTCCCGAGCCGCCGGTTCAGCTCGCCTCGACAGCGATTCTATCCCCCGCCAACGCAGCATCCTCGACGGAGGACGAAAAACGCGACGCCGGGGAGAGCCCGTCGGACGTCCACGACGGTGACGATTCCGAAACCGCGTCTGCGTCCGTAGCCGCACCGGCTTCGGAACGCGAAATCAGCTTGCATGAAGCACTACAAACGAGTCTGGATCGATCCCGGATCGCGCGAGTGACGACGGGCGGAACCGTCACGACGGCGGTGACGACCTTCTATGATGTGGAAGCGTCCGAAGCGCGTCTGCGGGCAGCGTTGGCGGCATTCGACACGCGATTTGAGTCACAATTTTACAGCAACCAATTCAACAATCCCCCCAACGCCTTCTTTGGCCCCGGGCTCTCCAAACCGGAAAGCCGTGACGAAGCGGCAATCACCGCTGGATTGTCAAAGCCGTTATCGCACGGCGGAACCGTCTCGGCAGCCTACAACCCAAGCCCGGGCTATTTATTCGTGCCCGGTTCGAGTTCATCGGGATTCAATCCCACCTACGTGAGCGAGCTCGCTTTGTCGCTTCGCCAACCGCTGCTTCGCAATGCGGGGGTGCCCGTCAACACGGCTCCGATCCAAGTCGCGCGGCTCGAAGTCGAACAATCCGCATGGGATTTCAAAGACTCGTTGATGTCATCGGTTCGTAGCGTTACCGAGGCCTTCTGGGATCTATACCTCGCTCAGGTCTCCGTGGCCGAATACCAAAAGGTCATCCCGATCTTGGAAGAGATCGTGCGGATTCAGCAGGAATCGTTGAGTGCAAAATTGGTCATCCAAGCCGATGTTGCGAAGGCGCGCGCCCAATTGCATGCCTATCAACAAGAGTACATTCGCTTGCAATCCGAGCTCGCCTCGAGTGAATTGCGGTTGCGGAATTTGATCCAGTTGGCTCCTAGTGCGGGAGGCAAATTGGTTGCGATCACGCAGCCCACGCACCAGAAAATTGAAATGGATCCGCAGCTCGCTTACTTCCAAGCGTTGGACAACCGCCCCGATGTGGTCCAACGCCGATTGGACATCAGCATTCGCCGACTCGAAGTCGTGGTCCGCAACAACCAACGCAAACCCGACCTCGATTTCACTGCGCTCTACCGGCTGAACGGGCTCGGCGAGAATCTCGGCAATGCACTCGAGCAAATGAGCACCGCCGAATTCACCGACCTTCAACTCGGCGTCTCCTTGGCGATGCCGGTGGGCCTGCGTCAAGCGACTGCGTCGGCCCAGGAAGCACGAGTAAAATTGGTGCGTGCCAGCCGGTTGCTCGAACAACAAATGTTTTCGGTTTCCTATGAATTGAGCCAATCGGCGCAAACGATTCATTACGCCTATCTCGAGTACGAACAAGCGAAACTCGAACTCGAAGCCGCCAACGAATGGGTTCGCGGAGCGCGCTTGCGTTATCAAAATCCGGCACCCGATGCGGGCGACAGCAATTGGATGCTGCCGTACCTTGATGATTACTATCGCGCCATTCGCGCCCGCACCGATGCCGCCATCGCGGTTACCGAAACGTTGACGAAATACAATTTCGAGATCGTGCGTTACGAAGAACTCAAGGGCACGCTGCTAGACTTTTTTGCCATCGATTACCTTGGCGACCCTTGCCGTCAATCGCTGGCACTACCCAAAAACGCTGAACCGGTTGCCAATCATCCCGTTCGCAATGAACTTTGGCCTAGCGACGACTTCGATCGATTTACCGAGGCCGTTCAAGGAACGACATCCGATCCGCCGCACCGCTTACAACAAGAACTCCGTCCTCAGCAATCGCGCCGCGGCATTGAATAG